One genomic segment of Ricinus communis isolate WT05 ecotype wild-type chromosome 3, ASM1957865v1, whole genome shotgun sequence includes these proteins:
- the LOC8259344 gene encoding vinorine synthase has translation MDMAKAVRIDIITKQTIRPSSPTPQHLRYIKLSLLDQLNFAMSTPILLFYPSKGDTSNIHDHIKEQSQRLKSSLSKALTLFYPLAGKITDNSFVECTDCGIQYTEAQVNCAISDVFERPDNDFLEKLMPIDLSSTLTGAIVQCNFFACGGLVIGVSLSHKITDAASLGTFLGAWATMSLGSPPPHVVLPHFVSDTIIPSMKEPSLLPPPPPLILELTKCKTRRYVLDASKVSILKAKAASKCVQQPTRVEAVTAFFWKCLMTISRSKQSGCAKSSVLTQALNFRRRLVPPLPQNYIGNLSGKFIVETKVTTSNLELADLVSLLREGLERMSNDVAKGGQTIDMAGLLEFAKEFGELHNRDDTDLYSFTSLCGFPLYEIDFGWGKPTWAIVTNLVLKNYVLMIDATDGKGVEVWMSLSEEDATLFDRNQELLAFASINPSVKCGDGKGDPALTSCL, from the coding sequence ATGGACATGGCTAAAGCAGTGAGAATTGACATTATCACAAAACAAACCATCAGACCATCTTCTCCGACTCCTCAACACCTTAGATATATCAAGCTCTCCCTTCttgatcaattaaattttgCTATGTCCACGCCCATCCTTCTCTTTTACCCTTCAAAAGGTGACACTAGTAATATTCATGATCACATCAAAGAGCAATCTCAACGACTGAAATCATCCTTGTCGAAAGCTCTTACTCTTTTCTACCCACTAGCTGGTAAAATTACAGACAATTCTTTCGTGGAGTGCACTGATTGTGGGATTCAGTATACTGAAGCTCAAGTTAATTGCGCTATTTCAGACGTGTTTGAACGACCCGATAAtgattttcttgaaaaattgaTGCCTATTGATCTAAGTTCAACATTGACAGGTGCTATAGTTCAATGTAACTTCTTCGCCTGTGGTGGATTAGTAATTGGAGTTAGTCTCTCCCACAAGATTACAGATGCCGCCTCTTTGGGCACTTTCTTGGGGGCTTGGGCCACAATGTCTCTTGGATCCCCACCACCACATGTGGTGCTTCCACATTTTGTCTCTGACACTATAATTCCTTCAATGAAAGAACCGTCACTCctgccaccaccaccaccattgATCCTGGAGTTGACAAAATGTAAAACAAGGAGGTATGTTCTTGATGCCTCTAAGGTCTCCATTCTAAAGGCCAAAGCTGCAAGCAAATGCGTGCAACAGCCGACTCGAGTTGAAGCTGTGACTGCATTCTTTTGGAAATGCTTGATGACCATATCAAGATCAAAGCAATCAGGCTGTGCAAAATCTTCTGTTCTTACTCAGGCTCTTAACTTCCGCAGAAGGTTGGTGCCGCCCTTGCCTCAGAACTATATTGGAAACCTTTCCGGCAAATTTATTGTCGAAACAAAGGTCACGACGAGTAATCTAGAGTTGGCAGACTTGGTTTCCCTTTTAAGAGAAGGGCTAGAAAGGATGTCTAATGATGTAGCAAAAGGAGGTCAAACGATAGACATGGCAGGATTGCTAGAGTTTGCCAAGGAGTTCGGAGAACTGCACAACAGAGATGATACAGACTTGTATAGCTTCACAAGTTTATGTGGGTTCCCATTATATGAGATTGATTTTGGGTGGGGAAAGCCAACATGGGCAATTGTCACCAATTTGGTGCTAAAGAATTATGTCCTGATGATCGATGCGACGGATGGCAAAGGAGTTGAAGTTTGGATGTCTTTGAGTGAAGAAGATGCAACCTTGTTCGACAGAAATCAAGAGTTGCTTGCATTTGCTTCTATAAATCCTAGTGTCAAGTGTGGAGATGGCAAGGGTGATCCTGCATTGACATCCTGTTTGTAG
- the LOC8259345 gene encoding 5'-deoxynucleotidase HDDC2 isoform X2: MGSGSRVVLCKTSSSLNLFAPAAFTASHLSFKSFLLSSPATNSRLHHNHRMATEASSSASSVNDGDNVIPSLANDAAPSSSSSAIDFLSLCHSLKKTKRAGWIKRDVKNPESIADHMYRMGLMALIAPDIPGIDRDKCVKMAIVHDIAEAKEISQLWMEYEENSSPEAKIVKDFDKVEMILQALEYENEQDRDLDEFFQSTAGKFQTEVGKAWALEIASRRKKSH, encoded by the exons ATGGGAAGTGGAAGCAGAGTTGTGCTGTGTAAAACATCATCTTCCCTAAACTTGTTTGCACCTGCAGCTTTCACAGCCTCTCACCTCTCTTTCAAATCCTTCCTCCTTTCTTCGCCGGCGACCAACTCTAGACTTCACCATAATCATCGCATGGCCACGGAAGCTTCATCATCTGCTTCATCCGTCAATGACGGTGACAATGTCATCCCCTCTTTGGCAAATGACGCtgctccttcttcttcttcctctgcTATTGACTTCCTCTCTTTATGCCACAGCCTCAAG AAAACGAAAAGAGCAGGATGGATAAAAAGAGATGTGAAGAATCCAGAATCAATAGCTGATCATATGTATAGAATGGGATTGATGGCTCTTATTGCTCCCGATATTCCCGGCATTGATCGTGACAA gTGCGTAAAAATGGCAATTGTTCATGATATTGCAGAAG CCAAGGAAATAAGCCAGTTGTGGATGGAGTATGAGGAGAATTCATCACCTGAAGCTAAAATTGTGAAGGACTTCGAtaag GTGGAGATGATCCTTCAAGCCTTAGAATATGAAAATG AACAAGACAGGGATTTGGACGAGTTTTTCCAGTCAACTGCTG GAAAGTTTCAGACTGAAGTGGGCAAAGCTTGGGCCTTAGAAATAGCatcaagaagaaagaagagccACTAG
- the LOC8259343 gene encoding ent-kaurene synthase, chloroplastic isoform X2, with translation MLLIATNTVRLPYYSQNMQTKIPYSGTRSKLLPCSSVDKVSLNEEKKFITRSKLLEKARLSVSSYDTAWVAMVPSKESREKPMFPECLEWVMKNQHPDGSWCSNYPGHPLLVKDSLSSTLACVLALHKWQLGDSLVQRGLEYIEANCWAAIDEKQLTPIGFDIIFPAMIELALQNGLELPLDSSLLDGLQLKRDTEVTRCDLKATKAYLLEGMGGNFEWEEIIKHGRRSNGSFSNSPSATAAALFHNHSQPCYNYLSSLLMQYDNAVPTVHPLEIYSQLRTIDNFQKLGVDRYCRNEIENALDNIYRYWLLRDEEIYSDINCCALGFRLLRMHGYDISSEALSQYSEEEHYFSSVSPQFKNTNTILELFKASKIMIYQKEPVLEKLEAWTGSFLKQQMLTGAIQDQRLREEVDHVLKYHYHSLDFLERRWIIEQQKTDSVQLLKTSYRSLNDDNKNILALAIQDYNMCQSLYQEEYKDLERWVKDCRFDELKFARLLLLNCYYANTAILAAPELAEARISIAKNSVLATVIDDLFDVGGSQEELQNLIQLVERWGETSSIGFYSEHVEIIFSALENMIKELDAIAFKHHGRSVERHLVQIWNNLIKSMMKEAEWARGNVIPPLDEYMEAAYISSALGPICHITTYFLGTTLPEKVMAGPEICNLLKHVGLVGRLLNDLRSFKRECEEGKYNSIHLRVLHSQGTMTEEEAIDETKKDIEKYRKEMLRLVVQKKESSLPKPFRDFFWRFCNLLHYFYMDNDGYSNPKTKMANDAKAVLWEPITP, from the exons aatgaagaaaagaaatttataacaAGAAGCAAGCTTCTTGAGAAAGCTAGGCTATCAGTTTCTTCCTATGATACTGCATGGGTGGCTATGGTTCCTTCTAAAGAATCAAGAGAGAAGCCAATGTTTCCAGAATGCTTGGAATGGGTTATGAAGAATCAGCATCCTGATGGATCATGGTGCTCTAATTACCCAGGGCATCCCCTGCTTGTAAAGGACTCTCTCTCTTCTACTTTGGCTTGTGTGCTTGCCCTTCATAAATGGCAACTCGGGGATTCACTTGTCCAAAGAG GACTAGAATATATTGAGGCCAATTGCTGGGCTGCTATCGATGAGAAACAACTCACACCAATTgggtttgatattatatttccTGCCATGATCGAACTTGCATTGCAAAATGGATTAGAGCTTCCTTTGGACTCATCTTTGCTTGATGGATTGCAGCTAAAGCGAGACACTGAAGTTACAAG ATGTGATCTGAAAGCAACAAAAGCCTATCTGCTAGAAGGAATGGGAGGGAATTTTGAGTGGGAAGAGATAATCAAACATGGAAGAAGAAGTAATGGGTCCTTTTCCAATTCACCGTCAGCAACTGCAGCTGCTCTCTTCCACAACCATAGCCAACCATGTTACAATTATCTCAGCTCCCTTTTGATGCAATATGATAATGCag TTCCCACGGTCCATCCATTAGAGATATACAGCCAGCTTCGTACAATTGACAATTTTCAGAAGTTGGGAGTTGATAGATATTGCagaaatgaaattgaaaatgctTTGGATAACATATACAG ATATTGGCTGTTGAGAGATGAAGAAATTTATTCAGACATTAACTGTTGTGCCTTAGGATTTCGTTTACTGCGAATGCATGGATATGATATTTCTTCCG AGGCATTGTCACAATACTCAGAAGAAGAACATTACTTCAGTTCAGTGAGTCCACAATTCAAAAATACAAACACAATCTTGGAGTTATTCAAGGCCTCAAAGATAATGATATACCAAAAAGAACCTGTTCTTGAGAAGTTAGAAGCATGGACAGGTTCTTTCTTGAAACAGCAAATGCTTACAGGCGCTATTCAAGATCAGAGACTACGTGAAGAG GTGGATCATGTTCTAAAATATCATTACCACAGTTTAGATTTTCTTGAGAGGAGGTGGATAATAGAGCAACAGAAAACAGATAGCGTTCAGCTTCTGAAAACATCTTATAG GAGTCTCAATGAcgacaataaaaatatattggcACTGGCAATCCAAGATTACAACATGTGTCAATCTTTATatcaagaagaatacaagGATCTTGAGAG ATGGGTCAAGGATTGCCGATTCGATGAACTGAAATTCGCTAGGCTTCTTTTACTCAATTGCTACTACGCCAACACTGCAATCCTCGCTGCGCCTGAACTGGCAGAGGCTCGAATCTCCATTGCTAAAAACAGTGTCCTGGCTACTGTTATTGATGACCTATTTGATGTTGGTGGTTCTCAGGAAGAATTGCAAAACCTAATTCAGTTGGTTGAGAG GTGGGGAGAAACTTCATCTATTGGCTTCTATTCTGAACATGTTGAGATAATTTTTTCAGCATTAGAAAACATGATTAAAGAGCTTGATGCCATTGCATTCAAACATCATGGAAGAAGTGTCGAACGCCACTTAGTCCAAATC TGGAATAATTTGATCAAGTCTATGATGAAAGAGGCTGAATGGGCTCGAGGAAATGTGATACCACCACTAGATGAATACATGGAAGCTGCATACATTTCGTCTGCCTTAGGACCTATTTGTCACATAACGACCTACTTTCTGGGGACAACATTACCTGAGAAAGTGATGGCTGGGCCAGAAATCTGTAATCTCCTTAAGCATGTCGGCTTGGTTGGACGACTTCTCAATGATCTGAGATCTTTCAAG AGAGAGTGTGAAGAAGGTAAATACAACAGCATACATCTACGTGTACTCCATAGTCAAGGGACCATGACAGAAGAAGAAGCCATTGATGAGACAAAAAAAGACATCGAAAAGTATAGGAAAGAAATGCTACGGCTTGTGgtgcaaaagaaagaaagttcaCTTCCAAAACCTTTCAGGGATTTCTTTTGGAGGTTCTGCAATTTactgcactacttttacatggACAATGATGGGTACTCGAATCCAAAAActaagatggctaatgatgcaaAGGCAGTTCTCTGGGAACCAATCACTCCATAA
- the LOC8259345 gene encoding 5'-deoxynucleotidase HDDC2 isoform X1: MGSGSRVVLCKTSSSLNLFAPAAFTASHLSFKSFLLSSPATNSRLHHNHRMATEASSSASSVNDGDNVIPSLANDAAPSSSSSAIDFLSLCHSLKKTKRAGWIKRDVKNPESIADHMYRMGLMALIAPDIPGIDRDKCVKMAIVHDIAEAIVGDITPSDGIPKEEKSRKEREALDHMCKLLGGGLRAKEISQLWMEYEENSSPEAKIVKDFDKVEMILQALEYENEQDRDLDEFFQSTAGKFQTEVGKAWALEIASRRKKSH, from the exons ATGGGAAGTGGAAGCAGAGTTGTGCTGTGTAAAACATCATCTTCCCTAAACTTGTTTGCACCTGCAGCTTTCACAGCCTCTCACCTCTCTTTCAAATCCTTCCTCCTTTCTTCGCCGGCGACCAACTCTAGACTTCACCATAATCATCGCATGGCCACGGAAGCTTCATCATCTGCTTCATCCGTCAATGACGGTGACAATGTCATCCCCTCTTTGGCAAATGACGCtgctccttcttcttcttcctctgcTATTGACTTCCTCTCTTTATGCCACAGCCTCAAG AAAACGAAAAGAGCAGGATGGATAAAAAGAGATGTGAAGAATCCAGAATCAATAGCTGATCATATGTATAGAATGGGATTGATGGCTCTTATTGCTCCCGATATTCCCGGCATTGATCGTGACAA gTGCGTAAAAATGGCAATTGTTCATGATATTGCAGAAG CCATTGTTGGTGATATAACCCCATCGGATGGGATACCTAAGGAAGAAAAAAGTCGAAAAGAGCGGGAAGCATTAGACCACATGTGCAAATTACTTGGAGGAGGACTCAGGG CCAAGGAAATAAGCCAGTTGTGGATGGAGTATGAGGAGAATTCATCACCTGAAGCTAAAATTGTGAAGGACTTCGAtaag GTGGAGATGATCCTTCAAGCCTTAGAATATGAAAATG AACAAGACAGGGATTTGGACGAGTTTTTCCAGTCAACTGCTG GAAAGTTTCAGACTGAAGTGGGCAAAGCTTGGGCCTTAGAAATAGCatcaagaagaaagaagagccACTAG
- the LOC8259343 gene encoding ent-kaurene synthase, chloroplastic isoform X1: MLLIATNTVRLPYYSQNMQTKIPYSAGTRSKLLPCSSVDKVSLNEEKKFITRSKLLEKARLSVSSYDTAWVAMVPSKESREKPMFPECLEWVMKNQHPDGSWCSNYPGHPLLVKDSLSSTLACVLALHKWQLGDSLVQRGLEYIEANCWAAIDEKQLTPIGFDIIFPAMIELALQNGLELPLDSSLLDGLQLKRDTEVTRCDLKATKAYLLEGMGGNFEWEEIIKHGRRSNGSFSNSPSATAAALFHNHSQPCYNYLSSLLMQYDNAVPTVHPLEIYSQLRTIDNFQKLGVDRYCRNEIENALDNIYRYWLLRDEEIYSDINCCALGFRLLRMHGYDISSEALSQYSEEEHYFSSVSPQFKNTNTILELFKASKIMIYQKEPVLEKLEAWTGSFLKQQMLTGAIQDQRLREEVDHVLKYHYHSLDFLERRWIIEQQKTDSVQLLKTSYRSLNDDNKNILALAIQDYNMCQSLYQEEYKDLERWVKDCRFDELKFARLLLLNCYYANTAILAAPELAEARISIAKNSVLATVIDDLFDVGGSQEELQNLIQLVERWGETSSIGFYSEHVEIIFSALENMIKELDAIAFKHHGRSVERHLVQIWNNLIKSMMKEAEWARGNVIPPLDEYMEAAYISSALGPICHITTYFLGTTLPEKVMAGPEICNLLKHVGLVGRLLNDLRSFKRECEEGKYNSIHLRVLHSQGTMTEEEAIDETKKDIEKYRKEMLRLVVQKKESSLPKPFRDFFWRFCNLLHYFYMDNDGYSNPKTKMANDAKAVLWEPITP, from the exons aatgaagaaaagaaatttataacaAGAAGCAAGCTTCTTGAGAAAGCTAGGCTATCAGTTTCTTCCTATGATACTGCATGGGTGGCTATGGTTCCTTCTAAAGAATCAAGAGAGAAGCCAATGTTTCCAGAATGCTTGGAATGGGTTATGAAGAATCAGCATCCTGATGGATCATGGTGCTCTAATTACCCAGGGCATCCCCTGCTTGTAAAGGACTCTCTCTCTTCTACTTTGGCTTGTGTGCTTGCCCTTCATAAATGGCAACTCGGGGATTCACTTGTCCAAAGAG GACTAGAATATATTGAGGCCAATTGCTGGGCTGCTATCGATGAGAAACAACTCACACCAATTgggtttgatattatatttccTGCCATGATCGAACTTGCATTGCAAAATGGATTAGAGCTTCCTTTGGACTCATCTTTGCTTGATGGATTGCAGCTAAAGCGAGACACTGAAGTTACAAG ATGTGATCTGAAAGCAACAAAAGCCTATCTGCTAGAAGGAATGGGAGGGAATTTTGAGTGGGAAGAGATAATCAAACATGGAAGAAGAAGTAATGGGTCCTTTTCCAATTCACCGTCAGCAACTGCAGCTGCTCTCTTCCACAACCATAGCCAACCATGTTACAATTATCTCAGCTCCCTTTTGATGCAATATGATAATGCag TTCCCACGGTCCATCCATTAGAGATATACAGCCAGCTTCGTACAATTGACAATTTTCAGAAGTTGGGAGTTGATAGATATTGCagaaatgaaattgaaaatgctTTGGATAACATATACAG ATATTGGCTGTTGAGAGATGAAGAAATTTATTCAGACATTAACTGTTGTGCCTTAGGATTTCGTTTACTGCGAATGCATGGATATGATATTTCTTCCG AGGCATTGTCACAATACTCAGAAGAAGAACATTACTTCAGTTCAGTGAGTCCACAATTCAAAAATACAAACACAATCTTGGAGTTATTCAAGGCCTCAAAGATAATGATATACCAAAAAGAACCTGTTCTTGAGAAGTTAGAAGCATGGACAGGTTCTTTCTTGAAACAGCAAATGCTTACAGGCGCTATTCAAGATCAGAGACTACGTGAAGAG GTGGATCATGTTCTAAAATATCATTACCACAGTTTAGATTTTCTTGAGAGGAGGTGGATAATAGAGCAACAGAAAACAGATAGCGTTCAGCTTCTGAAAACATCTTATAG GAGTCTCAATGAcgacaataaaaatatattggcACTGGCAATCCAAGATTACAACATGTGTCAATCTTTATatcaagaagaatacaagGATCTTGAGAG ATGGGTCAAGGATTGCCGATTCGATGAACTGAAATTCGCTAGGCTTCTTTTACTCAATTGCTACTACGCCAACACTGCAATCCTCGCTGCGCCTGAACTGGCAGAGGCTCGAATCTCCATTGCTAAAAACAGTGTCCTGGCTACTGTTATTGATGACCTATTTGATGTTGGTGGTTCTCAGGAAGAATTGCAAAACCTAATTCAGTTGGTTGAGAG GTGGGGAGAAACTTCATCTATTGGCTTCTATTCTGAACATGTTGAGATAATTTTTTCAGCATTAGAAAACATGATTAAAGAGCTTGATGCCATTGCATTCAAACATCATGGAAGAAGTGTCGAACGCCACTTAGTCCAAATC TGGAATAATTTGATCAAGTCTATGATGAAAGAGGCTGAATGGGCTCGAGGAAATGTGATACCACCACTAGATGAATACATGGAAGCTGCATACATTTCGTCTGCCTTAGGACCTATTTGTCACATAACGACCTACTTTCTGGGGACAACATTACCTGAGAAAGTGATGGCTGGGCCAGAAATCTGTAATCTCCTTAAGCATGTCGGCTTGGTTGGACGACTTCTCAATGATCTGAGATCTTTCAAG AGAGAGTGTGAAGAAGGTAAATACAACAGCATACATCTACGTGTACTCCATAGTCAAGGGACCATGACAGAAGAAGAAGCCATTGATGAGACAAAAAAAGACATCGAAAAGTATAGGAAAGAAATGCTACGGCTTGTGgtgcaaaagaaagaaagttcaCTTCCAAAACCTTTCAGGGATTTCTTTTGGAGGTTCTGCAATTTactgcactacttttacatggACAATGATGGGTACTCGAATCCAAAAActaagatggctaatgatgcaaAGGCAGTTCTCTGGGAACCAATCACTCCATAA